The DNA segment TGTGCGATCGTCCGTAGTGGTAGTACGGATGGTAGTACGCGGCGTCGGCGTGGCAGTCCGCGCACGACCGGTAGTGCGAGCCCCCGGACGCGACGACGTCGGTCTGCCGAGGATGGCTGAGCACCGTGTAGCAGCCCGACGTCGCGAGCACGATCAGGATCCCTGCGCCGCACAGAATCCAGATGACAAGCCTCATCGTGACCACCCCCTCCGGACTCACGGACCGCCACCTGCGCGCCGCGCGATGCCGAGCCAGACGCCCGACGGATCGCCCTGTTCAACATAGCACGCGCCGGCAGCGAGGGCAATGGTTGTCCGCTCGCAGGGCAGGTGGTAGACTGCCCTGCAGATCACCGCGGGAGAGCGCACGGAGGAGCGTTGAGACGAACGGCCATCGCAGTCGCAGCGATCATCACCATCAGCCTTGCGTCGCCCCGGCCCGCTCCGGGCCAGAGCGATCGGCATCCCAGGGCTGAGGCATTCCTGAGATACAGCGTCGCGCGGCTTCTGGAGGTCCAGGGCGCGTACGATGCCGCGCTCACGCAGTATCTGCTGGCCCAGTCACATGACCCGGGGCACTGCGGCATGGGAACCGCCATTGCCAGAGTGCAGGCTCGGCTCGGGCGCGTGGACGAGGCGGAAGCCACCGTTCTCAGAGTGCGCGCCCGCTGCCCGCGCGACGCGGAGGCGCTGGGGACACACGCGGACGTTCTTCTCTCGACGGGACGGTACGCTGAGCTCGAGGAGGTCGTGTCCGACACCGGGAGGTCCCCGTACGCGCCGCTCGAGTTTCTCATCCTGCTGTGCGAGAGCCTCATCGCGCTCGACAGGCCCGCGGAGGCGGTGAGCCTCTGCCGCGAGCGCTGCCGGGCGGACTCGCTGTCCCCGGTTCTGGCCTTCCTTCACGCCCGCGTCCTGCTTCGGAGCGGGGACCACGAGGCGGCCGCGGCCGAGCTCCTGCGAGCCGAGCGCCTCGACCCGGAGAACCGAGCCGTGACCGTCACGCTCGGCGAGGTGCTCGTCGCGCTCGGGCGACCCGAGGAGGGAGCACGCCGCATGGAACGGGCCGTCGCTCGCGCCTCGGCCGGCGACAGGGAGCACGCCACGCTCGCCAGAGCGTACGCCGACATGGGGGCGCCGGAACGCGCCGTGAGGCACGTGAGGGAGGCTCTCGCTGAGCGGGGCGAGTCGGGAGAGCTCCTCGCCGCGCTCGGGGCCGCGCAGTTCAGCGCGGGAGATGTCGAGGGCGCCTTCGACACCTATGAGCGGCTCCTCGAGAGGGACCCCGACGAGGTCGTGGCGCTCAACTTCGTGGCGTACGTGCTGGCGGAGGAGGACAGGGAACTGGACAGGGCGCTCGAGTACGCCGAGCGGGCGGCGCGCCTGGCCCCGACGGCGTCCGAGGTGAGGGACACGCTCGGCTGGGTCTACTACCGGCTGGGACGCTTCGAAGAAGCCCGTGGCGAGCTCGAGCTTGCGGCGACGCTCGACGAGCCGAGCGCGGACACCGAGGAGCACCTGGGGGACACGCTCATGGCCCTCGGATTGGTCGAAGAGGCGAGGGCCGCGTGGCGCCGCGCGCTCGAACTCGAGCCGGACCGGGAGAGCGCGCTTCGGCGCCTCGAGGCCGGGGACGAGACGGGAGACCCGCGACCATGAGAGCGAGGGCGGCCGCGTGCGTGGCTGTCGCGCTGGCGCTCCTCGCGGCAGCGGGGTGCGGAGGGCCGCCGCGGCCCGGTGAGCCAGTCGGCCGCAGCGACATCGAGCGGCTGATCGAGCAGGCCATGGGGCGCGCGGACCACGGGCCGGTGCGCATCGTCGGCACGGGCCGGCTCGCCGGCGCGGACGAAGCCAGGGAGTTCTCGTTCGCTCTGCTCTACGACCCGCCGGCGTGGCTCAGAGCCGACGCCCGGCCGCTCTTGGCAACGATGCCCGCGCCGCAGGGGATCTCCGCGCTCCTGTCCGGCGACCGCCTGACGGTCGCGCTGCCCGGCGACGGGCGGTGGCTGGACGAGGCCCTGCGCGACGCGTTCCCCGGCATCGAGCGCATCGATCCCGGGGGCTTCGTCGTGGGGCAGCCGGACATCCGGTTCCTCGCGGCGCTGAGGCGCGCCCGACTGACGCGCGCCGATGGCTGCCTCGTCGTGAGCGGCGACCTGTACGGCAGAACGGTCTCCGCGGCCTTCGACTCGACGTCGCTGCGCGTCACGCGGATCGCGCTCGAGGACGGCAAGTCCCGAAGGGTCTCGGTGTCGTACGGTCTCCGGGACGCCGCCGGCTCGGCCGCGCCCGAGACCGTGACCATCGTCCACCGCGACGCGCGCCGCTCGAGCGAGATCGTGCTGCACTGCGCCCGCGTGACGCGGGAGAGCTTCGTGGACCGCCGCGCTCACGCTCTGGAGCCTCCGGCCGGCGCGTCCACGCTGAAGTGGGGCGACATCGGGATCGAGGTGAAGCCATGAAGAGACGTGCTCTGTCCTTCGGCGCGGCGCTCGCGTGCGCGGTCTGCCTGCTGCCGTCGTGCTCCAGGCGCGCCGTCGTCGCGGCGGGGGAGAGCGACGACCTCGTGATCGTCGCAGACCCCGAGGTCACGCCGGCGGCGCTGGACAGCCTGACGGCGCTCGTGCAGACGAAGGTGTCCTGGCTCCTCGGCGAGCCGGCCTTCAAGCCGACGGTGGCCACCGTGTCAGGAGCGCGGGACCTGCTCCACCGGAGGCACGTGGTGCTGCTCGGCGTGTGGGGCGCCGGCAGCGTGCCCGATCTGGCGAGGAAGAGAATCGGCAAACTGGACGAGGGCGCTCCGGCACGCTTCCGCATCGAGGAGGACGTCTGGGCGGACG comes from the Candidatus Effluviviaceae Genus I sp. genome and includes:
- a CDS encoding tetratricopeptide repeat protein; the encoded protein is MRRTAIAVAAIITISLASPRPAPGQSDRHPRAEAFLRYSVARLLEVQGAYDAALTQYLLAQSHDPGHCGMGTAIARVQARLGRVDEAEATVLRVRARCPRDAEALGTHADVLLSTGRYAELEEVVSDTGRSPYAPLEFLILLCESLIALDRPAEAVSLCRERCRADSLSPVLAFLHARVLLRSGDHEAAAAELLRAERLDPENRAVTVTLGEVLVALGRPEEGARRMERAVARASAGDREHATLARAYADMGAPERAVRHVREALAERGESGELLAALGAAQFSAGDVEGAFDTYERLLERDPDEVVALNFVAYVLAEEDRELDRALEYAERAARLAPTASEVRDTLGWVYYRLGRFEEARGELELAATLDEPSADTEEHLGDTLMALGLVEEARAAWRRALELEPDRESALRRLEAGDETGDPRP